From a region of the Zingiber officinale cultivar Zhangliang chromosome 4B, Zo_v1.1, whole genome shotgun sequence genome:
- the LOC121978415 gene encoding zinc-finger homeodomain protein 3-like: protein MEFRDNPGGGKCGIGMINSSSSLVRGGSAFCKPTISSAGGARNGSTGDARTSSPPAMHSLEPNVTNSLATTVAEATDDVSAKYKECLHNHATTFGAHVLDGCGEFMTEGDSGTVNARLCLWMPL from the coding sequence atggagTTTAGGGATAATCCAGGAGGTGGGAAATGTGGGATTGGGATGAtcaactcttcttcctctctggtTAGAGGAGGATCCGCCTTCTGTAAACCAACAATCTCATCAGCGGGAGGAGCAAGAAATGGTAGCACCGGCGATGCTCGCACCTCATCGCCACCGGCGATGCATTCTCTTGAACCAAATGTGACGAATTCTCTCGCCACTACTGTCGCGGAGGCAACCGATGATGTCTCCGCCAAGTACAAAGAATGCCTACACAACCACGCAACCACGTTCGGAGCCCACGTCCTCGACGGTTGCGGCGAGTTCATGACAGAAGGTGACTCGGGCACAGTCAACGCAAGGCTCTGCTTGTGGATGCCACTGTAG